Proteins encoded within one genomic window of Sulfurovum sp. XGS-02:
- the secF gene encoding protein translocase subunit SecF: protein MEIFKYKKPLSLMNKSKRFGLLSITLLILSLGLIIGKGFNYGIDFAGGTLIQVQYKGTAPIEKVREAIDSDASYEGATVTFFGSEDEVVIRTKTSSKALGVDVGDQMRALLQGTGDFEVRRVDMVGAKVGSELREKGLMAMVLAIIGILIYVSFRFEWRFAVASVMALMHDVTIAMGMIVLFNVEVNLDILAALLTILGYSLNDTIIVFDRIREGIRTIKDPDLGAIIDESVTRTLSRTTLTSLTTFFVVLTLYLFGGEIINGFSFTLLVGVIVGTYSSIFVASPILMWLGFSVAGFREKEAEKLKREKEKEKMRAMYENGTL, encoded by the coding sequence ATGGAAATTTTTAAATATAAAAAACCCCTCTCATTGATGAACAAAAGTAAACGTTTCGGATTACTTTCGATCACGCTATTGATACTTTCGTTGGGCTTGATCATCGGTAAAGGATTTAACTACGGTATAGACTTTGCAGGAGGTACACTTATACAGGTACAATACAAAGGAACAGCACCGATAGAAAAAGTGCGTGAGGCGATAGATTCTGATGCATCCTATGAAGGTGCAACGGTGACTTTCTTTGGGAGCGAGGATGAAGTGGTGATCCGTACCAAGACAAGTTCAAAAGCCCTGGGTGTAGATGTTGGTGACCAAATGAGAGCACTGCTTCAAGGTACAGGTGACTTTGAAGTGAGACGTGTGGATATGGTGGGTGCCAAAGTAGGGTCTGAGCTACGTGAGAAGGGACTTATGGCGATGGTACTTGCTATTATCGGTATCCTTATCTATGTCTCCTTTAGATTTGAGTGGCGTTTTGCTGTTGCTTCTGTGATGGCGCTCATGCATGATGTCACCATCGCTATGGGGATGATCGTATTGTTCAATGTTGAGGTAAACCTTGACATTCTGGCAGCACTCTTGACTATACTCGGGTATTCTCTGAACGATACGATCATTGTCTTTGACCGTATCCGTGAAGGGATCAGAACGATCAAAGACCCAGACCTTGGCGCGATCATTGATGAGTCTGTCACACGTACACTTTCTCGTACGACATTGACATCACTGACAACATTCTTTGTTGTGCTTACACTCTATCTATTCGGTGGGGAGATCATTAACGGGTTCAGCTTCACACTGCTTGTAGGTGTGATAGTGGGTACCTACTCATCTATCTTTGTTGCATCACCAATCTTGATGTGGCTTGGTTTCTCAGTAGCTGGTTTCAGAGAAAAGGAAGCAGAGAAACTCAAAAGAGAAAAAGAGAAAGAAAAAATGCGTGCTATGTATGAAAATGGAACGCTGTAA
- a CDS encoding DUF6394 family protein: MNWGKVFYMFFTLMSLTTSAAFLYDHSIVALFIAGSVNVISTLLKIGVRNLLSAELLAGSLVADLHLLPAFFALQFYGNDPLATGLVIGAVIANLYTIFISMIESSKEKADF, encoded by the coding sequence ATGAATTGGGGTAAAGTTTTTTATATGTTTTTTACGTTGATGTCACTAACGACATCGGCAGCGTTTTTGTATGATCACTCTATCGTAGCACTGTTTATAGCAGGGTCTGTGAATGTGATCTCTACACTATTGAAGATAGGGGTGAGAAACCTGCTTTCGGCTGAGCTTTTGGCAGGTTCATTGGTTGCAGACCTGCACCTTCTGCCTGCATTCTTTGCTTTGCAGTTTTACGGGAACGACCCGTTGGCAACAGGTTTGGTGATCGGTGCGGTGATCGCGAACCTTTATACCATTTTTATCTCTATGATCGAGAGTTCAAAAGAGAAGGCAGATTTTTAA
- the ovoA gene encoding 5-histidylcysteine sulfoxide synthase translates to MPTLHGTDPEAKRKEIKGYFQHCYSRYESLFHLVVDKKAYYQKADPLRHPIIFYYGHTATFFINKLTLAKIIDERVDAELESLFAVGVDEMSWDDLNEAHYDWPTLEETQAYRDKVYMKVSSLIDRLPLELPITEDSPWWVILMGIEHENIHLETSSVLIRQLPLESIEENSAWKACEMVGPAPRNVLLDVPQGTVILGKNKDAKLFGWDNEYGDHQAYIPAFKAAKYLTSNAEYLDFVEDAGYSNDLFWCEEGKAWKAYTQASHPMFWRKGEGGYRLRTLSREIDLPLNWPVEVNHLEASAFCKWKSHKEGVTITLPTEDEYVRLRDESNVLSYLEWTAQGETIANINLEGFASCVPVDTYQHGDFYDVIGNVWQWSRTPIYPFEGFKVHPLYDDFSVPTFDSKHTIIKGGSWISCGNLATQKSRYGFRRHFYQHAGFRYIQSEYEERVITNIYNSDSLISQYCHFGWGENALGVENYPAACARIALSYMKEKPKRRALDIGCATGRSTFELARGFDEVIGVDFSARFIQEAQKLKDDGILRYTMPTEGELEKFHEVKLSDLDLEEERLKISFWQADACNLKPLYKDFDLIFGGNLLDRLYDPKKFLDAMASRINAGGLLILTSPYTWQEASTPKEKWIGGYKRDGENISTLDGLKERLGDAFTLLETKDVPFVIQETARKHQYTIAQMSIWERRSTNV, encoded by the coding sequence ATGCCTACACTTCATGGAACAGACCCCGAAGCGAAACGAAAAGAGATCAAAGGTTATTTTCAGCATTGTTATAGCCGATATGAATCTCTCTTTCATCTCGTTGTAGACAAAAAAGCCTATTATCAAAAAGCGGATCCTCTTCGTCACCCTATCATCTTTTATTATGGCCATACGGCTACATTTTTTATTAATAAACTCACACTTGCCAAGATTATCGATGAGCGTGTCGATGCCGAGCTTGAGTCACTTTTTGCCGTGGGTGTCGATGAAATGAGCTGGGATGATCTGAATGAAGCACATTATGACTGGCCTACTTTAGAAGAGACCCAAGCCTATCGTGACAAAGTCTATATGAAAGTCTCTTCGCTTATTGACAGACTACCTTTAGAACTTCCTATTACGGAAGATTCACCCTGGTGGGTGATCTTGATGGGCATTGAGCATGAAAACATCCATCTTGAAACCTCTTCGGTACTGATACGTCAACTTCCATTGGAGTCCATAGAGGAAAACAGTGCGTGGAAAGCGTGTGAAATGGTCGGTCCTGCACCCCGTAATGTACTTCTTGATGTACCTCAAGGCACGGTGATACTGGGAAAGAACAAAGATGCCAAACTTTTTGGATGGGATAATGAATATGGCGATCATCAGGCTTATATACCGGCATTTAAAGCGGCCAAATATCTCACCTCCAATGCTGAATATTTGGATTTTGTAGAAGATGCCGGATACAGCAATGATCTGTTTTGGTGTGAAGAGGGTAAAGCATGGAAAGCCTATACCCAGGCATCACATCCTATGTTTTGGCGCAAGGGTGAAGGGGGATACAGACTTCGTACTTTGAGCAGAGAGATAGACCTTCCTTTGAACTGGCCTGTAGAGGTCAATCACTTGGAAGCCTCTGCATTTTGTAAGTGGAAGAGTCACAAAGAGGGTGTCACCATCACCCTGCCGACCGAAGATGAATATGTCCGATTACGTGATGAAAGCAACGTACTTTCTTACCTGGAATGGACGGCACAAGGCGAAACGATCGCCAACATCAATCTTGAAGGTTTTGCCTCGTGCGTTCCTGTGGATACATACCAACATGGGGATTTTTATGATGTGATAGGAAATGTGTGGCAGTGGTCACGAACACCGATCTATCCTTTTGAAGGTTTCAAGGTCCATCCTCTCTATGATGATTTTAGCGTACCGACCTTTGACAGTAAACATACTATCATCAAAGGCGGATCATGGATAAGTTGCGGAAACCTTGCTACACAGAAGAGCCGTTATGGGTTTAGAAGACATTTCTATCAACATGCAGGATTTAGGTACATACAGAGTGAATATGAAGAGAGGGTGATCACCAATATCTATAATAGCGACAGCCTTATTTCACAGTATTGTCATTTTGGTTGGGGCGAAAATGCATTGGGTGTGGAGAATTATCCCGCAGCATGTGCGCGGATCGCATTGTCATATATGAAAGAGAAGCCTAAGCGAAGGGCATTGGATATCGGGTGTGCCACAGGACGAAGTACCTTTGAACTGGCACGTGGTTTTGATGAAGTGATTGGTGTGGATTTTTCTGCACGTTTCATACAGGAAGCACAGAAGCTCAAAGATGATGGTATATTACGTTATACTATGCCGACCGAGGGTGAACTGGAAAAATTTCATGAGGTAAAACTTTCAGACCTTGATCTGGAAGAAGAACGGTTGAAAATCTCATTTTGGCAGGCAGATGCCTGTAATTTAAAACCTCTTTACAAAGATTTTGACCTGATCTTTGGAGGGAACCTGTTAGACAGGCTCTATGACCCTAAAAAGTTTTTAGATGCTATGGCATCACGTATCAATGCGGGAGGACTACTCATTTTGACATCTCCGTACACCTGGCAAGAAGCGTCTACTCCCAAAGAGAAATGGATAGGCGGGTACAAAAGAGATGGTGAAAATATTAGCACACTCGATGGGCTTAAGGAGAGACTAGGCGATGCATTTACGCTTTTAGAGACGAAAGATGTGCCGTTTGTCATACAAGAGACAGCACGGAAGCACCAGTATACGATAGCACAGATGAGCATATGGGAAAGGAGAAGTACAAATGTTTGA
- a CDS encoding MalY/PatB family protein — protein MFEAISRQGSHSMKWDEAKKKFGTDDLLPLWVADMDLASPACVQKAMKQRASHPLYGYTVYPDAYYESIRNWMQDRFGWKIEKEWIIPCYGVVPSLNFIISAYTQEGDGILIQTPIYPPFVSSVKHQKRRVLDNRLVYENGRYHIDFDDFESKAKEAKLFLLCSPHNPTGRVWSEEELEKIIEICIANDILIISDEIHADIVYEKRHYSIGSFEKIMHHCVVLNAPSKTFNVAGLNTSYAIIPDTRLRQAYRVEQDRSGITNGNPFGIEALMSAYKEGAPWLEQLKAHLLANISYVDRFLEEHQLPVKAVPTESTFLMWLDCRGLGLSHTQLVDFFLHQAKLGLNDGKSFGQAGEGFMRLNVGTSQEVLSEAMQRLLNAYKATC, from the coding sequence ATGTTTGAAGCGATCAGCCGTCAAGGCTCACACAGCATGAAGTGGGATGAAGCAAAGAAAAAATTCGGTACAGATGACCTGCTCCCTCTTTGGGTTGCAGATATGGACCTGGCTTCACCGGCATGTGTACAAAAAGCAATGAAGCAAAGAGCTTCCCACCCTCTGTATGGTTATACTGTCTATCCGGATGCCTATTATGAATCGATTCGGAACTGGATGCAGGATCGTTTTGGATGGAAGATAGAAAAAGAGTGGATCATTCCCTGTTACGGTGTCGTACCTTCTTTGAACTTTATCATCTCTGCCTATACGCAAGAGGGGGATGGCATACTCATACAAACACCCATATACCCGCCTTTTGTAAGTTCTGTGAAGCATCAAAAGAGAAGGGTGCTGGACAATAGGCTGGTGTATGAGAACGGCAGGTATCACATCGATTTTGATGACTTTGAAAGCAAGGCCAAAGAAGCCAAACTCTTTTTGCTCTGCTCACCGCATAACCCGACCGGACGTGTATGGTCTGAAGAAGAATTGGAAAAGATCATTGAGATCTGCATAGCCAATGATATACTCATCATTTCTGATGAGATCCATGCAGATATTGTCTATGAAAAAAGACACTACAGCATTGGCAGCTTTGAGAAGATCATGCATCACTGTGTTGTCCTCAATGCCCCTTCCAAAACATTTAACGTGGCAGGGCTGAATACCTCCTATGCGATCATACCTGATACCAGACTGCGTCAAGCCTATAGGGTTGAACAGGACAGATCAGGTATTACCAACGGGAACCCTTTTGGTATAGAAGCTTTGATGAGCGCCTACAAAGAGGGTGCCCCATGGTTAGAGCAGCTCAAAGCGCACTTGCTTGCAAACATCAGCTATGTGGACAGATTTCTAGAAGAGCATCAACTGCCTGTCAAGGCAGTCCCTACGGAATCGACCTTTTTAATGTGGCTTGACTGTAGAGGACTGGGGCTCTCTCATACCCAACTGGTCGATTTCTTTTTACATCAAGCAAAACTCGGGCTGAATGACGGTAAAAGTTTTGGTCAGGCCGGAGAAGGATTTATGAGGTTGAATGTGGGTACATCCCAAGAGGTGCTCAGTGAAGCGATGCAGCGACTGCTTAATGCATATAAGGCAACGTGTTGA
- the dacB gene encoding D-alanyl-D-alanine carboxypeptidase/D-alanyl-D-alanine-endopeptidase: MLRSLFVYVILSLWLYALPQVINEEIRRSGIPKKDISIYIKEAGKYGKVVASLNASKSRTPASVIKVLTTYASVLKLGFDYRWPTKFYTTGSVQNGVLQGDLLIQGFGDPTLNAEDLEQILSETRAKGIRQIRGDIVIDRSYFKVGSQDSSGFDENLYSAYNAMPDAMMFNERLVTVCVIPKEKRVHKKDVDEGYKVVDQLEHVNKPCRGKYSWPKVKIDKREVVPTVFLQGKISKRCGKRNICKVITKPYRSFYYALKDRLMQEGIAVRGGLKLRKIPREAKELFTHYSEPLEEIISETSKESNNLYARHLLLLLGEKLYGAPATVQKGRDAVKYILDEKGALGKGRLSIDNGSGLSRTAKMNAKQLAQMYDDAYERYGSRWMETLSIAGVDGTIKSRFRHTVVKKHAWMKTGTLRRVKNIGGYVQNRAGKFYTVVIIINSSKAKYRGAKLQDEIMKWLAKSRVKPSMVSSAPTASRTAQAKKTASEKLFRNVKTKALSTMKDGTKENAGHYYIQVGSFSSMPNNAYLAKISALGLRYRVHRTDNYRVLIGAYSDEKSAREALKKVRRDINGGAFIVKL; encoded by the coding sequence GTGTTGAGAAGCCTATTTGTTTATGTGATACTCTCCCTATGGCTCTATGCATTACCCCAGGTCATCAATGAGGAGATACGCAGATCAGGTATCCCCAAAAAAGATATCAGTATCTATATTAAAGAAGCCGGTAAATATGGAAAGGTTGTGGCTTCGCTCAACGCTTCCAAAAGCAGGACCCCCGCATCCGTGATCAAAGTTCTGACCACCTATGCCTCGGTACTGAAGCTAGGGTTTGATTACCGTTGGCCTACAAAATTCTATACCACAGGAAGCGTGCAAAATGGTGTGCTTCAAGGGGATCTGCTCATTCAGGGATTTGGTGACCCTACGTTGAATGCCGAGGACCTTGAACAGATCCTCTCTGAGACACGTGCAAAAGGCATACGTCAGATCAGGGGTGATATCGTCATAGACAGAAGCTATTTCAAAGTAGGGAGTCAAGACAGTTCAGGTTTTGATGAAAATCTCTACAGTGCCTATAATGCCATGCCGGATGCCATGATGTTCAATGAACGTCTGGTGACCGTCTGCGTGATCCCTAAAGAAAAGAGAGTCCATAAAAAAGATGTGGATGAGGGTTACAAGGTGGTGGATCAATTGGAACATGTCAATAAACCCTGTAGAGGAAAATACTCTTGGCCAAAGGTGAAAATCGACAAAAGGGAAGTGGTTCCTACGGTGTTTCTTCAAGGAAAGATATCCAAACGATGCGGCAAGCGGAATATTTGTAAGGTCATTACCAAACCCTATAGGTCATTCTACTATGCATTGAAAGATAGATTGATGCAAGAGGGGATAGCTGTGAGAGGGGGCTTGAAACTACGTAAGATACCTAGAGAAGCAAAAGAACTTTTTACACATTACTCAGAGCCTTTGGAAGAGATCATCTCTGAAACATCCAAAGAGAGCAATAACCTCTATGCAAGACATCTTCTGCTTCTTTTGGGCGAAAAACTTTATGGTGCTCCTGCCACAGTGCAGAAAGGAAGAGATGCGGTCAAATATATTTTGGATGAAAAAGGTGCATTAGGCAAGGGCAGGTTAAGTATAGACAATGGAAGCGGGCTTTCACGTACAGCAAAAATGAACGCAAAACAATTGGCACAAATGTATGATGATGCCTATGAACGTTATGGTTCCAGATGGATGGAGACACTCTCGATCGCAGGTGTAGACGGTACCATCAAAAGCCGTTTTAGACATACCGTCGTAAAAAAACATGCATGGATGAAGACAGGGACTCTGAGACGTGTGAAAAATATAGGCGGGTATGTGCAAAACAGAGCAGGGAAATTCTATACGGTTGTCATTATCATCAACAGTTCCAAGGCAAAATACCGCGGAGCCAAACTGCAAGATGAGATCATGAAGTGGTTGGCCAAAAGCAGGGTGAAACCTAGCATGGTATCTTCCGCACCCACCGCTTCCAGAACGGCTCAAGCTAAAAAAACGGCATCAGAAAAATTATTCAGGAATGTCAAAACAAAAGCGCTATCCACAATGAAAGATGGCACAAAAGAGAATGCTGGTCACTATTATATTCAGGTGGGTTCATTTTCGTCCATGCCCAACAATGCATATTTAGCAAAGATAAGCGCTTTAGGATTACGTTACAGGGTACACCGTACAGATAATTACAGAGTGCTCATAGGTGCCTATAGTGATGAAAAAAGTGCAAGAGAAGCGCTGAAAAAAGTACGCAGAGATATCAATGGCGGGGCATTTATCGTAAAGTTGTAG
- a CDS encoding succinyldiaminopimelate transaminase — MNFETYPFEKLNQLLDTVTPNPDYPALSLTIGEPQFETPAFILDAFKDAAGLLNKYPKSAGEQELREGMLTYNKKRFGLTLTDEQIIPTFGTREVLFNFPQFLLHDVEKPVMVFPNPFYQIYEGAAKACRAEVIYLNLNEANQFHPVVDEEALAKADLVILNSPNNPTSSVMSMEELQRWVTLALKHDFVLLNDECYVDLYLDEPLPSLLNASMEVGNESFKNVLVINSISKRSSAPGLRSGFIAGDAEILKAYMVYRTYVGCASPLPLQHAAAMAWADQEHVNTFRDKYKKNFEVAQEVLGTEAPEATFYIWLKVEDEIAFTTKLYKEYNLKVLPGSFLGREGEGQGYVRLALVYEEEQTREALERIKSALEQA, encoded by the coding sequence ATGAACTTCGAAACTTACCCTTTTGAGAAACTCAACCAATTACTTGACACTGTAACCCCCAACCCCGATTACCCTGCACTCAGCCTAACGATCGGCGAACCTCAGTTTGAGACACCGGCATTTATTCTAGATGCCTTCAAGGATGCAGCTGGACTGCTCAACAAATATCCCAAATCTGCTGGAGAACAAGAGCTCAGAGAGGGGATGTTGACCTATAACAAAAAGCGTTTTGGCCTTACATTGACCGATGAGCAGATTATTCCCACTTTTGGTACCAGGGAAGTGCTCTTTAACTTTCCTCAATTCCTGCTGCATGATGTGGAAAAACCAGTCATGGTCTTCCCCAACCCTTTTTACCAGATCTATGAAGGTGCGGCCAAAGCATGCAGAGCAGAGGTCATTTACCTGAATCTGAATGAAGCCAATCAGTTTCACCCTGTAGTGGATGAAGAGGCATTGGCAAAAGCGGACCTGGTGATACTCAACTCCCCTAACAACCCTACATCTTCTGTGATGTCTATGGAAGAGTTACAGCGTTGGGTAACGCTGGCATTGAAACATGATTTTGTGCTTCTCAATGATGAGTGCTATGTAGACCTTTATCTGGATGAGCCACTGCCTTCACTGCTTAATGCGAGTATGGAAGTGGGGAATGAAAGTTTTAAAAATGTCTTGGTGATCAACTCGATCTCCAAACGTTCCTCTGCACCGGGGCTGCGTTCGGGATTTATTGCGGGAGATGCGGAGATTCTCAAAGCCTATATGGTATATAGAACCTATGTGGGGTGTGCCTCTCCATTGCCGCTGCAGCATGCAGCTGCAATGGCATGGGCAGATCAGGAGCATGTCAACACATTCAGAGACAAATACAAAAAGAATTTTGAAGTGGCCCAAGAGGTGTTAGGGACAGAGGCACCTGAAGCGACATTTTATATTTGGCTCAAAGTGGAAGATGAGATAGCCTTTACGACCAAACTCTATAAAGAGTATAATCTTAAAGTCCTTCCAGGTTCATTTTTAGGGCGTGAAGGGGAAGGCCAAGGGTATGTAAGACTGGCCCTTGTATATGAAGAAGAGCAAACAAGAGAAGCATTGGAAAGAATAAAATCGGCATTGGAGCAAGCATGA
- the murC gene encoding UDP-N-acetylmuramate--L-alanine ligase: MKKIHFIGIGGIGLSALAKFLFNDGHKISGSDIKQTEITNDLATNFDAKITIPHHADAVEGVDRVIYSAAVRPNNPEYQRAKELGIELLSRKEALKSILGEKEVYAVGGAHGKSTTSAMLASIIPESNALIGAISKEFGSNVRNYPNNKVVFEADESDESFLNSNPYLAIVTNVEPEHMEYYGYDEERFYAAYRNFLSLAQIRVINAEDTFLASLEMESIKLYPSKDITNIEFVLVEGEPHTKFELLDLGAFEVFGFGNHIALDASLAILGALELGEKIEDIRENLLHYKGIKKRFDIVQNQEECVVIDDYGHHPTEIKVTMESLQTYKGLRQFSRLNVIWQPHKYSRTMDNLQGFVECFEGVDELVILPIWAAGELEVDIDLKGAFSRYKLLMADSVTKEDGIVKVFKDGHIIQEYSDGLVTAFGAGDITYQIRGEA, encoded by the coding sequence ATGAAAAAGATCCATTTTATCGGTATTGGGGGTATCGGACTCTCTGCATTGGCCAAGTTTCTCTTCAATGATGGACACAAGATCTCCGGTTCGGATATCAAACAGACAGAGATCACTAATGACCTGGCAACGAACTTTGATGCGAAGATCACCATTCCCCATCATGCTGATGCGGTGGAGGGTGTCGACAGGGTGATCTACTCTGCGGCTGTTCGCCCCAACAACCCTGAGTACCAAAGAGCAAAGGAACTGGGTATTGAACTGCTTTCACGTAAAGAAGCTCTCAAGAGTATACTGGGTGAAAAAGAGGTCTATGCGGTGGGTGGTGCACATGGTAAGAGTACGACTTCAGCCATGCTCGCATCGATCATCCCTGAATCCAATGCGCTTATCGGTGCGATCAGTAAAGAGTTTGGTTCAAATGTACGTAATTATCCTAACAACAAAGTGGTTTTTGAAGCGGATGAGAGTGATGAGAGTTTTTTAAATTCCAATCCCTATCTTGCGATCGTGACCAATGTTGAACCGGAGCATATGGAGTACTACGGGTATGATGAAGAGCGGTTTTATGCTGCCTACAGAAACTTTTTGTCTCTGGCACAGATACGTGTGATCAATGCAGAAGATACATTCCTCGCTTCTTTAGAGATGGAGAGTATAAAACTCTACCCTTCCAAAGATATCACAAACATAGAGTTTGTCTTGGTAGAAGGTGAACCGCATACAAAATTCGAACTTTTGGACTTGGGTGCATTTGAGGTCTTTGGTTTTGGAAATCACATTGCCTTGGATGCATCATTGGCGATACTGGGCGCCTTGGAGCTGGGCGAAAAGATCGAAGATATAAGGGAAAACCTTCTACACTACAAAGGGATCAAAAAACGTTTTGACATTGTACAAAACCAAGAAGAGTGTGTGGTGATCGATGACTATGGGCATCATCCAACAGAGATCAAAGTTACCATGGAGTCATTGCAAACCTATAAAGGACTACGTCAATTCTCTAGACTCAATGTCATTTGGCAACCCCATAAGTATAGCCGTACGATGGATAACCTGCAAGGATTCGTAGAGTGTTTTGAGGGGGTGGATGAACTGGTGATCCTTCCTATCTGGGCTGCCGGGGAATTAGAGGTAGATATAGACCTAAAAGGGGCATTCAGCCGCTATAAACTTCTGATGGCAGACTCTGTGACGAAAGAAGACGGCATTGTCAAAGTCTTTAAAGACGGCCATATCATACAAGAATACAGTGACGGACTTGTCACAGCCTTCGGTGCAGGAGATATTACCTATCAGATACGGGGTGAAGCGTAA
- a CDS encoding YdiY family protein, protein MKSRSILTVLALLLPVAVMAEEVKVSNVASEFSTYKKLKASKELKQSINIGFSNVTGNTETFSLNGKYALSVTTSGYNDNPLQIMFDTSAFVTENNNVKDNEEYTANLALEQFVIEKWLVYTSVHWLRNTFRNYDNKSSIAAGVGKKLFDDGQHIFKLRAGIAYNIEQYTNDQPEESFFSFNQYLEYTNQLNKVSALYVKVAALENFENFSDDYEVLAVAGLTFAVAEDINVNLEEEVRYDNLPPIGFETTDTKTIIKVGYNF, encoded by the coding sequence ATGAAGAGCAGAAGCATATTAACAGTATTGGCTTTGTTACTGCCAGTCGCTGTCATGGCTGAGGAAGTCAAGGTCTCCAATGTAGCATCAGAATTCTCAACCTATAAAAAGCTCAAGGCGAGCAAAGAGTTAAAGCAAAGTATCAATATCGGTTTTTCCAATGTGACAGGAAATACAGAGACATTCAGCCTGAATGGTAAATATGCCCTTTCCGTTACAACATCAGGATATAACGACAATCCACTGCAGATCATGTTCGATACAAGTGCATTTGTGACAGAGAACAATAATGTCAAAGACAATGAAGAGTACACTGCGAACCTTGCTTTAGAGCAGTTCGTGATCGAAAAATGGCTGGTCTATACCTCTGTGCACTGGTTACGCAATACATTCAGAAACTATGACAATAAATCCTCTATCGCAGCGGGTGTGGGGAAAAAACTCTTTGATGACGGTCAGCATATTTTCAAACTCAGAGCAGGTATTGCCTACAATATAGAACAATATACCAATGATCAGCCAGAAGAGTCCTTCTTCTCTTTTAACCAGTATCTAGAGTATACCAACCAGCTCAATAAAGTCAGTGCGCTGTATGTTAAAGTGGCTGCCCTTGAAAACTTCGAAAACTTTTCAGATGATTATGAAGTCCTGGCTGTAGCAGGCTTAACTTTTGCAGTGGCTGAAGATATCAATGTCAATTTGGAAGAAGAAGTACGCTATGACAATCTTCCTCCGATAGGATTTGAAACGACAGATACCAAAACGATCATCAAAGTGGGATACAATTTTTAA